A portion of the Limosilactobacillus reuteri genome contains these proteins:
- a CDS encoding ABC transporter substrate-binding protein/permease, which produces MHSSKIKNMIITIVAVLGIVVGWQMVEPQQVSAAEPTYTFATNNTFEPFEIQDSKGGYSGKNPGIEIEMLKKIAKHEHFKYELKPMSFNGDLQALEAGQVDAVIAGMSVTDERKEKYDFSTPYYTSGVVMAVAKDSNIKSMSQLKGKTVSAKSGTSAALFLKNNQKKYGYKIRYFDSSNTMWNDVKTGNTAATFDDGPVLEYGIKEGVPLKVVTKKPIDAQPVAVGYQKGKNLELQKKMNDGIKWLKDTGQMDQIIDKYTKSDKTTKDNATDRTILGLIRANYPALLRGLWMTIELTVVGIIFAMIFGVILGVLGIAQNKFANAVSSTLIYIFRGIPMIVLAFFIYMGIPNVIGHKVPLFLAGILTLTFNEGAYIGAIVKGGFESVNIGQWEAARSLGLPYSKALIKVIAPQGFKLMIPSLVNQFIITLKDTSILSAIGVMELTQTGTVIISQNMEGFKMWLIIGTMYIIIITLLTWLSNYVQKRMG; this is translated from the coding sequence ATGCATAGCAGCAAGATAAAAAATATGATCATCACCATTGTTGCAGTTCTTGGAATTGTAGTGGGGTGGCAAATGGTCGAACCTCAGCAGGTATCTGCTGCCGAACCGACTTATACGTTTGCAACTAATAACACCTTTGAACCCTTTGAAATTCAAGATAGTAAAGGTGGGTACTCAGGAAAGAATCCTGGGATTGAAATTGAAATGCTTAAGAAAATTGCTAAGCATGAGCATTTTAAGTATGAACTGAAGCCAATGAGCTTTAATGGTGACTTACAAGCTCTTGAAGCAGGACAAGTTGATGCAGTAATTGCCGGAATGAGCGTTACTGATGAACGAAAAGAAAAGTATGATTTTTCAACACCTTACTATACTAGTGGGGTTGTTATGGCTGTTGCAAAAGATAGCAATATTAAGTCGATGAGCCAATTAAAAGGCAAAACAGTTTCGGCAAAGTCAGGAACGAGTGCGGCATTATTTTTGAAGAACAACCAAAAGAAATACGGTTACAAAATCCGCTACTTTGATTCTTCAAATACGATGTGGAATGATGTGAAGACTGGGAACACAGCAGCTACTTTTGATGATGGCCCTGTTCTTGAATACGGAATTAAAGAAGGTGTTCCACTTAAGGTTGTGACAAAGAAGCCAATTGATGCACAACCAGTTGCCGTTGGATACCAAAAGGGCAAGAACTTAGAATTACAGAAAAAGATGAATGACGGGATTAAGTGGCTAAAAGATACTGGCCAAATGGATCAAATCATTGATAAATATACTAAGAGTGACAAAACAACGAAGGACAATGCGACTGATCGGACAATCCTGGGATTAATCCGCGCCAATTATCCTGCCTTGCTTCGTGGGTTATGGATGACAATTGAATTAACCGTTGTCGGCATTATTTTTGCGATGATTTTTGGGGTAATTCTAGGTGTATTAGGTATTGCACAAAACAAATTTGCCAATGCTGTTTCTAGCACCCTGATTTATATCTTCCGTGGTATTCCAATGATTGTTTTGGCCTTCTTTATTTACATGGGGATTCCGAATGTTATTGGCCATAAAGTTCCATTATTCTTGGCGGGGATCCTAACCTTGACTTTTAACGAAGGGGCTTATATTGGGGCCATTGTTAAAGGTGGATTTGAATCCGTTAATATTGGACAGTGGGAAGCAGCACGGAGCTTAGGGTTGCCATATAGCAAAGCCTTGATTAAAGTTATCGCTCCCCAAGGATTTAAGTTAATGATTCCTTCGTTAGTTAACCAGTTTATTATTACCTTGAAAGACACCTCAATTCTTTCCGCAATTGGTGTAATGGAACTTACGCAAACGGGGACTGTTATCATTTCCCAGAATATGGAAGGATTTAAGATGTGGTTAATCATTGGAACGATGTATATCATTATCATTACCCTGTTGACTTGGTTATCAAACTACGTACAAAAGAGGATGGGTTAA